In Bacteriovorax stolpii, a single genomic region encodes these proteins:
- a CDS encoding deoxyhypusine synthase family protein has translation MKRGPITEFMLTHYKHFNSASLVDAAKGWETHLAKGGKMFVTLAGAMSTAELGKSLAEMIRQDKIHGICCTGANLEEDIYNLVAHNHYHRIPDWRALTAEEEVKLMEKGLNRVTDTCIPEEEAMRKIEGLLNKEWQNADKAGQSHPPHYYFWQLLKNPEFKKEYQIDPKDSWMIAAMEKNIPIYTPGWEDSTNGNMYAAAVIEGRIKNVHTVNSGIQTMIRLAEWYTEVSANHSIGFFQIGGGIAGDFPICVVPMLEQDLERSTPLWGYFCQISDSTTSYGSYSGAVPNEKITWGKLDGSTPKFIIESDATIVAPLVFAYVLNW, from the coding sequence ATGAAACGCGGACCTATTACAGAATTTATGCTTACTCACTACAAACACTTCAACTCTGCTTCACTTGTTGATGCAGCTAAAGGTTGGGAAACTCACCTTGCGAAAGGTGGAAAAATGTTTGTGACTCTTGCAGGAGCAATGTCGACGGCTGAACTTGGAAAGTCTCTTGCTGAAATGATCAGACAAGACAAAATTCACGGAATCTGCTGTACAGGAGCAAACCTGGAAGAAGATATCTATAACCTTGTCGCTCACAATCACTACCACCGCATTCCAGACTGGAGAGCGCTGACAGCTGAAGAAGAAGTGAAGCTTATGGAAAAAGGTCTAAACCGTGTCACAGACACTTGTATTCCTGAAGAAGAAGCAATGAGAAAGATCGAAGGTCTTTTAAATAAAGAATGGCAAAACGCTGATAAAGCGGGACAAAGCCATCCTCCTCACTACTACTTCTGGCAACTGCTAAAGAATCCAGAGTTCAAAAAAGAATACCAGATCGATCCAAAAGACTCTTGGATGATCGCTGCAATGGAAAAGAACATTCCAATCTACACACCAGGTTGGGAAGATTCGACTAACGGAAACATGTACGCTGCTGCTGTTATCGAAGGAAGAATTAAAAACGTTCACACAGTAAACTCTGGTATCCAGACGATGATCCGCTTAGCGGAATGGTACACAGAAGTCTCAGCTAATCACTCAATCGGTTTCTTCCAAATCGGTGGTGGTATCGCTGGTGACTTCCCGATCTGTGTTGTTCCAATGCTGGAGCAAGATCTTGAGCGTAGCACTCCACTTTGGGGTTACTTCTGTCAGATCTCTGATTCAACAACTTCATATGGGTCGTACTCTGGTGCGGTTCCAAACGAAAAAATCACTTGGGGAAAACTTGATGGTTCTACTCCAAAATTCATCATCGAATCAGATGCTACAATCGTTGCACCGTTAGTTTTTGCCTACGTTTTAAACTGGTAG